One genomic window of Cannabis sativa cultivar Pink pepper isolate KNU-18-1 chromosome 2, ASM2916894v1, whole genome shotgun sequence includes the following:
- the LOC115720038 gene encoding protein DMP10-like, with amino-acid sequence MAAAAAALVPLNQQGLSVGRPVQRALANAANLANLLPTGTVLAFQIFSPCFSNNGLCNLSNRYLTACLVVVCAFFCFLSSFTDSFVDEGGKLRYGMATFKGFYVFNCDDDEEHDSNYEIINSNNNNDQLEKYKLHLIDFVHGFVSLILFLVFAVSDSNVKNCYFSEAGSDWNVLIMNLPIGAGALASFLFTIFPTTRRGIGYADLSHNHRP; translated from the coding sequence AtggcagcagcagcagcagctttGGTACCACTGAACCAACAAGGGTTGTCGGTGGGGCGGCCGGTTCAGCGTGCACTAGCCAATGCAGCCAACTTGGCTAACCTTCTCCCAACCGGAACAGTCCTAGCCTTTCAAATCTTCTCACCATGTTTCTCCAACAATGGTCTCTGTAATCTCTCCAATAGGTACCTCACAGCGTGTTTAGTTGTCGTTTGTGCCTTCTTTTGCTTTCTTTCGTCGTTTACGGATAGCTTTGTCGACGAGGGTGGGAAACTACGTTATGGTATGGCCACATTCAAAGGATTCTACGTCTTCAActgtgatgatgatgaagaacaTGATAGTAATTACGAGATAatcaatagtaataataataatgatcaaTTGGAAAAATATAAGCTACATTTGATTGATTTTGTTCATGGTTTTGTGTCCCTAATTTTGTTCTTGGTGTTTGCGGTTAGTGATTCGAATGTGAAAAATTGTTACTTTTCTGAAGCTGGGAGTGATTGGAATGTTTTAATAATGAATTTGCCGATTGGAGCTGGGGCTTTGGCAAGCTTCTTGTTCACTATTTTTCCCACCACCCGTAGAGGGATTGGCTATGCAGATCTCTCTCATAATCATCGTCCTtaa
- the LOC115712785 gene encoding uncharacterized protein LOC115712785: MALRKAQSDRACQNTSRHHSARRGMVTLREDVKKEIKIQDPARHHVWLKSRKKNNVLVTDLDREIAARIAELEEKVNSGEVLASGRNDILTQALGTPEHPSRVRAAGFTAKASKIFGRKKRAKCSESSSQKQEILQLKKEIEELKKKLYAAQEQDDGNDNSSEENDDHLDDHQEFGGYEDDNQTPPVMYNFSSTNNNEVLLCSDNIHNIVAKGVLLESVSPVTIHTVQYKEGIARVLITEQLQEEAEIAHPIENIRYVYETKDTFLPWPKHLILNLDKVPIFPDVASTHKSSSKGKQIATPHRSPNQGKQISTLPVMSSAGSQSNVRIDQVDKNATFKSEEEREVERF, encoded by the exons Atg GCTTTGAGAAAGGCACAATCTGACCGAGCTTGCCAGAATACATCAAGGCACCACTCAGCTCGTAGAGGCATGGTGACTCTCCGAGAGGATGTG AAAAAAGAAATCAAAATTCAAGATCCAGCCCGCCATCATGTTTGGTTAAAATCCCGCAAGAAAAATAATGTCCTAGTTACGGACTTGGATAGGGAGATTGCCGCAAGAATA GCTGAACTCGAGGAAAAAGTAAACTCAGGTGAAGTTTTGGCCAGTGGTCGGAATGACATATTGACTCAAGCATTAGGGACACCTGAGCACCCTAGCCGGGTCAGAGCTGCTGG GTTCACTGCAAAGGCCAGTAAGATATTTGGTCGAAAGAAAAGGGCTAAATGTAGTGAATCATCCTCCCAAAAACAAGAAATTCTTCAACTCAAAAAAGAAATTgaagaattgaagaaaaaaCTGTATGCTGCACAAGAACAAGATGATGGTAATGACAACTCCTCAGAAGAAAATGATGATCACTTAGATGATCATCAGGAGTTTGGAGGGTACGAAGATGATAATCAGACACCTCCTGTCATGTACAACTTCTCATCCACTAATAACAACGAAGTACTTTTGTGTTCAGACAACATCCATAATATAGTGGCCAAAGGTGTGCTTCTGGAATCTGTTAGTCCAGTAACAATTCATACCGTGCAGTATAAAGAAGGGATTGCACGAGTTTTAATTACCGAACAACTTCAAGAGGAGGCTGAAATTGCTCATCCTATCGAAAATATCCGATATGTCTATGAGACAAAGGACACATTTCTTCCTTGGCcaaaacatttaattttaaatttggataag GTTCCCATATTCCCGGATGTCGCATCCACCCATAAATCATCGTCAAAGGGGAAGCAGATAGCAACCCCTCACAGATCACCAAATCAAGGGAAACAGATATCAACTCTTCCTGTTATGTCTTCGGCTGGATCACAATCAAATGTCAGGATAGATCAAGTGGACAAGAATGCAACATTCAAGTCGGAG GAGGAAAGGGAAGTGGAGCGTTTTTGA
- the LOC115699780 gene encoding uncharacterized protein LOC115699780, whose amino-acid sequence MVRHYLDVMHIEKNVCDSIIGTLLDISGKTKDGLSSRLDLVEMGIRQSLAPEQKGKRLYLPPACYTLSKKEKEIVCKSLSNMKVPDGYSSNIKNLVNTDELKLMGMKSHDCHALMQHLLPIAIRSVLPKKVRECLTHVCIFFNQLCGKELEMSKLDALHEDIVKTLCNLERYFPPSFFDIMVHLMVHLVREAKLCGPVWARWMYPFERNMKVLKSYVRNHHRPEASMVECYISEEAVEFCSEYIAGVDTIGITKPRNSSDEFDKGLRGKGEMVTVSKAELDQAQLVLMHNNAEVQPYITEHMELLQSMIPRGHKNKQKWVIDEHRKTFIRWLKNTILAKLRQPNHGVSDVLNRIALGPTFDVWKHQAYIVNGKRFHTKSRDDARMVQNSGVCIVAESLHFATSKDNNPVSGTMTYYGVVNEIWELDYTLFRIALFKCEWVDVNVGIRTDELGFTLVDLNKKGSKDDPFIMATQAVQVFYIPDPANGKWYVVLSTPERKFAENEDDDENDDLMHECFIVGQRVHEQVDDVEHDDVLDDSEFIRNDIEEGIWVDCDSIQKKRKKKRKCV is encoded by the exons ATGGTTCGACATTATTTAGATGTTATGCATAtagaaaaaaatgtgtgtgataGTATCATCGGTACCTTACTTGACATTTCCGGCAAAACTAAAGATGGTTTATCAAGTCGTTTAGATCTTGTTGAAATGGGAATTAGACAATCTTTGGCACCTGAACAGAAAGGTAAACGCTTATATTTGCCTCCTGCATGTTACACTTTgtcaaagaaagagaaagaaattgTTTGCAAATCATTATCGAATATGAAAGTCCCTGATGGATACTCTTCTAACATTAAAAACTTGGTAAATACGGATGAATTGAAGCTAATGGGTATGAAATCACACGATTGTCATGCGTTAATGCAACATTTGCTTCCAATCGCCATCAGATCGGTCTTACCCAAAAAGGTTAGAGAGTGTTTGACTCATGTTTGTATTTTCTTCAATCAACTATGTGGGAAGGAATTAGAAATGAGCAAGTTGGATGCATTACATGAGGATATAGTCAAGACTTTATGCAACCTTGAAAGGTATTTTCCACCATCATTCTTTGACATCATGGTACATTTGATGGTTCATTTAGTGAGAGAAGCAAAGTTGTGTGGGCCAGTTTGGGCAagatggatgtatccatttgaaagGAATATGAAAGTGCTCAAAAGCTATGTGCGTAACCATCATCGACCGGAAGCTAGTATGGTTGAGTGTTATATATCAGAAGAAGCTGTTGAATTTTGTTCAGAGTACATAGCTGGAGTTGACACAATCGGAATCACCAAACCAAGAAATAGTTCAGATGAGTTTGATAAAGGATTGCGAGGGAAAGGAGAAATGGTTACTGTATCTAAGGCAGAGTTAGATCAAGCTCAATTAGTTTTAATGCACAATAATGCAGAGGTTCAACCATATATAAC TGAGCATATGGAGTTATTACAGTCAATGATTCCGAGAGGTCACAAAAACAAACAGAAGTGGGTTATAGATGAGCATCGTAAAACATTTATTAGGTGGTTAAAGAATACCATTCTAGCGAAGTTACGACAACCAAATCATGGAGTATCAGATGTGTTGAATCGCATAGCTCTTGGACCAACTTTTGACGTATGGAAGCATCAAGCTTACATTGTCAATGGTAAACGGTTTCATACAAAATCTAGAGATGATGCTCGAATGGTTCAGAATAGTGGTGTATGCATAGTTGCGGAGTCCTTACATTTTGCTACTTCAAAGGATAATAATCCAGTTTCAGGTACCATGACATATTATGGAGTGGTGAATGAAATATGGGAGCTGGATTATACATTGTTCCGAATTGCCCTCTTTAAATGTGAATGGGTAGATGTTAATGTTGGAATTAGGACCGACGAGCTTGGatttactttggttgatttgAATAAGAAAGGAAGCAAGGATGATCCTTTCATCATGGCGACCCAAGCAGTACAGGTATTTTATATACCAGATCCTGCTAATGGTAAATGGTATGTTGTGTTGTCGACACCAGAAAGAAAGTTCGCAGAgaatgaagatgatgatgaaaatgatgatttAATGCACGAATGCTTCATTGTTGGACAACGAGTCCATGAACAAGTCGATGATGTTGAACATGATGATGTCTTGGACGATAGTGAATTCATACGAAATGATATTGAGGAAGGAATTTGGGTTGACTGTGATTCGATCCAAAAGAaacgaaaaaagaaaagaaaatgtgtTTAG